The stretch of DNA TATCATGTCCTTCTCCAGTGTGAAGCAGTACCCTGGGTTGCACGCCCTCGGCTGGCAAGGAAGACTTAGGTTCTGTATACTGGTACACGTACTCATCTTTCCTCATCTTATGACTCTTTTTCACCTCCTGTGTGATGGCTGGCGGCGTCCTGGGCCATCAAAAGAGACATTACCGAACGGCACAAgctaaactgaagtgttccatttTGGGACACCCTTTCTGTGACACGTTTTTAACACTGTTGGAAATACTATATGGTTAttctataaaaaataaaaaaagttaaaaacaaagtAGAACACGTGAAGTGTTTACCCTGTGTTCTACTTTTTAAGTGGAACTATATGGTATATAGAGTGTTCACTACTGGTTaaaaagggtgttcaaaagttCCTAGACACAAAGGACAACAGATCAGTTAGACCTGGACTCAAATATGTTTTGGTTCAaatgatagatagatagatagatagataatttattgccaagtgtacaatacatgaatgaacataaaaaatacacgaggaaagcagcttgctgtgtgataaaaacaaaaataaatagcatccatacatcactggcgcatagcatcatacatacatgggtaagacaatttggtatcacagtaactaatacatacactatacagacatggtgagaactatgaaactctaagagctatcggaaccacaataaaagtacgcagaataagataggatccccaccccccccccccccactatcaactactgtaagaactgaacatgttccatactgataaaatgtacctctaaaacagcacataaaaataaactcttccaacacatcacagtggttaaagaactactaaaacatactagatgtgtattccggtaaTATAACCAGCTGCTAAAACATAGTTTGGCTTCATCGCGTCACAGTGGTGTCACCATACTAAAACCCACTCTATATATCACAGTATGTAATGTCAGCTACTAAAAGCATACTCCTAGAGCATCCTAAAACGTGTCACAATCTGTAGAGTTCATTTACCGGTTATTAAAAGCCAGGACAGCCTGGGGGTAGAAACTGTTTCTGAGTCTTGCCGTACGGCATCTGAGGGTTCTGAGCCTGCGCCCCGAGAGCAGAGGCTGGAAGAGATGACCAGCCGGGTGTGTGGGATCCTGCATGATGGACCTacatttcctcatcatgcgcagGATGTGAAGGGAGTCTATAGAGGGGAGATCTCTGCCAATGATCCTGCTGGCAGCCCTAACGACCTTCtccagtttttctttctcaaactGGCAGGAGCTGCTGTACCAAACCGTGATAGAAAAGGTAAGGAGACTCTCTACAGCAGCCCTGTAGAACTGGGACATGATGGAGGAGGACACTTTGAACTTCCTCAGCTGTctcaggaagtagagacgctGATGGGCCTTCTTTACTGAAAGGTCAGTATGAGCAGCCCAGCTAAGGTCATTGGAGATGGTCACCCCTAGAAATTTGAAGGAATCAACCTGCTCTACGTTCTCACCGCTGATGGTGAGTGGTAAGAGGGGAGTCTTTTTCTTCCTACGGTCAAAGACCATCTCCTTGGTTTTGGTGacgttaaggtcaaggtcattagcCACACACCAGCCCGACACTCTCGCAACCTCCGCTCGGTACCCCGACTCATCACCGACACTGATCAGGCCTTCCAGAGTAGTGTTATCGGAGAACTTCAGGATGACTACTGAGGGGTCATGGCTCAAGTTGTCTTTGGTGAAGAGGGAGAACAACAGTGGGGAGAGAACACACCCCTGTGGGGCACCAATGTTCAAGGTGATTGAGCTAGAAGTACTGCTGCCTACTCTTACAACCTGAGGCCTATCCAACAAAAAAATCTAGAACCCACTTACAAAGGGATTCCTCGACGCACATGCCAGTGAGCTTGGAGAACAGTTTATGTGGAACAATGGTGTTAAAGGCAGAGCTATAGTCAATGAAAAGAACTCTAGCATAGCTACCAGACTTCTCCAGGTGCTCAACAATATGATGTAGACCTAAGGCTACTGCATCGTCCACGGAACGGTTGGCCCGATATGCAAACTGGTGAGGGTCAAGACTAGCATCAGTGGCTAAAAATGTCCCGGTTTCGTTCGCTTGGTACGAAATTGATGGTTAAAAAACCATGTACATTCACTCTGGCAATGTGGCACATGCTTATTGGCACCTTCATCTCAATAACACATTATGAGCCCATTTATAATGAATTCATGAACATTTTGAAATGATACCTCAGTGGCTCTGTCAGCTTGACCTCGGTCAGAAATGTTGGTCGGATGCCGTGGTACTGTGATGCTGCCCACAGTTGAAGGTTTGGTACGCACTCCTGAAGCTTGGTGCAGAAGTCACCGAACACGTCCTTGCTGAAAAACAATGAGAGTAGAATGTTTCACAATAATACCCAGACATCACACAGCAGACTGAGTCCGCGCTTGCGCACTTGTTAAGCACTGATGTGTTCCTGTATTGAGAATGTGTTGTAGTCATGGCAagagacgaattccgaaaataactcggTCGTGTTTGTATTggatgtgaaagagtgagttccCTTGCTTTTGCTCggacaaatattgacatgtGCTTTCTGTGCACGTGTTTGAGACAGCCTCTCgccagtgactggcctgtaatttCACATGGAAAAGTTTTCCAACGTTGACATTATTTCCCgcgtgacattgtaggccagtcactagtgatGGTGTGTCTTAAACTCGTGTACAGGTAGCACATGTCAATGTCCGAGcaaaagcaagggtactcactctttcacaacccatacacacccgaGTTATTTCCACAAACCGTCTATTTGTGTTCGCTCATGACAGCAATGTGACACACCCAACATAATCATAGTGTCCTTGCATGATAAATGTCATGTGTCTGCAGAAGTCCTTCAACAGGTCTTTGCTGGAAAAGAAGAGAACGTTGTTTAAATGACTGGTGCATTCCTATAAAGAGAATACATGATTGATAGTAGACAGGGCAGTTACTGAATGCAGATAGTGGATATGATTACTCATAATTATGCAAATCACAATAACATTTAGCATTgaatgggggaaaaaaaaccaacaatgGCTGCTGTTTTGGTTTTGCTCAATATCAACAGCTTTTGTAATTTTGaatttcttcaaactttttttcAATAGCATTTGAAACAAACAATCCGACGTCGCCCAAAGCACAGGTTCTTAATAAACCTGGAAATGGACAGAACACCTGCTGATAAAACAACATTTCTGAAGCTCAAACCAAAGTAAAATATGGATATTTGCTATTACCTGTAATTGCACGCCTCATCCATAATTACGAAGAGTTTTCCATCATAATGGTCCGCAGCTTTTCCAAGTGTCTCAAGTATCTTAACAACAGCTTCATGATCATCCACTTCCAAGTGATGCTGTTGAATGAGATTTGTAAACTCCGCTGCGGTCTGCTCCAATTGAGAGACGAGCATCTGCGATGCGGCCATACTTTCATACCAAGTACTGACCACATGTACTGGTAAACCTTCGCGTACCCACTGCATGGCTTTCAGCTGCAGCATTAATGTTTTGCCCGTACCTGCAGGGCCGGTGATATAGGCCAGTGACAGCTCGTTATTGTTGAGTATTTTGACCTGCTCGGGATGGAGTACAATGTTGACTGGAGTAAATCTGTTCCCCGTTTCCTCAACACCCTCTCCCTGGGTTCGAATGTCAGAGATGCAGAGACTGGCAAGACGAGGTTCTGATGAACAAAATACCTTGACAGTTGTAGCCGGGCCACCAAATCTGGAGGATAGAGAAACAGTACTAGAGAAACAGTACTAGAGAAACAGTACTAGAGTAACAGTACTAGAGAAACAGTACTAGAGAAACAGTACTAGAGTAACAGTACTAGAGAAACAGTACTAGAGAAACAGTACTAGAGAAACAGTACTAGAGTAACAGTACTAGAGAAACAGTACTAGAGAAACAGTACTAGAGAAACAGTACTAGAGTAACAGTACTAGAGTAACAGTACTAGAGAAACAGTACTAGAGAAACAGTACTAGAGAAACAGTACTAGAGAAACAGTACTAGAGAAACAGTACTAGAGAAACGGTACTAGAAGAAACAAAAACCGTTTGCTTTTGCTTTAAGGAATTATTCATATTTAATACTGTTATTTTATCTAAACTATGTTTCATGTTGTTTTATGTCAGGTTTTATGTTTTTTGTCATCTACAAACCACAAATACATTTCTCTGTTGAGATAatgtgtctatgtctatgtctatgacCATTCGTCTATAACTAAGAGGAATAACTTCACGATGAAATTTGTCTGCGACGGAgtgcagtaaaaaaaaaagtggtatATATATGTAGATACgttgcacacaaaaacaaaaaaaaaacaaaaaatgtgctGTTTCACCAAAACTGTGCATTCAAGTTTGTAATGCTGTAAAcgttccctctctctgtgtcatcATTTATACTGTTTACATGATACGATTGTAAGGCACATCGAAGGCGAACAATGGAGTGTTAGCTCTGACCGACCCTGTCCGATCAGAAGGGCAGGTTTGTATCATTCATgagtctgtctccctctctctttctcctctctctttcttctcctccccttctctctctctctatctccctctctctctctccctctgtctctccctctctctccacccctctctcttccctctctctctcccttctctctctctctctgatcccctctctttctctctctctttctctctctctctctctctctctctctgtctctctctctctctgtctctctggcatGAGCAAGAGTAACCTTCCtggttaaaaaaagaaaagaaaaaaacaacattcttTAACCTTGATACAAGATCCAGGTATAACGCATCTGTCATGGTGGGGTCCGGTCCCGAGTCTATCACCCGTTTCTGCCACCATCTGTGAGGTCCAGTGACGTCATCAGGACATTCAGGGTGGGTGATGTCATCTGATGTCAAGCAGTAAGGAACCGGATCTACATCGTGTGCGTCGTTCAGACATTTGCAGAGATCctgtgagaaaaaaagagatGACGAAATAAAACTTCTGATTATATTGAAGAACGTTACTTCAGATGAGAGGACATCCTTGTTGAACCAGTCAGTAACATCCCTACACAGCAAATATCACAGGGGCACGTTGGCTAGTTAATAGACCAAATAATAATGTAACAACGCGCTCTTCACTAGGAAGTATTATCTTAATGGAAGGTCTTAGCATACAACTACCAATGCTATTATTATGATAGTAAAAAACACTAAGATCAATGAATGCATTATTGATTCGACACATTTCTCATTTCTATAGAAAGTTTGTTTTGACTCTGttgctttgcttttgttttcctgtttttgtgtgtgctttcatGTGTATGGTTCCTTAATTTTGTTGCTTTCGATCAGATTTCGTCTTAGAAATACATTACAAATGTGGAAATATTGCATCAATCCCAGAAATAATTATGATACACAACAATCTGACCTGGCGAACAGTGATGTTGTTATTCAGCACATCTTGCATTTGAGTTACTGTGGCGTTtggaaacatcaatgtttttaGTATCCGTGGCTGAGCCAGCAAGTCTGACAGCAGGTACTTTAAAACTTTTTCCTCTTTCTGCAACTGCTTTATGGACTGCTTCACCTTCTTCTCGATTTTCTGCCTTTGGTCCATCTGAGACAGGTCAGACATCTGATTCCCGATAGCTTTGATCTCCACCACAATGATCCCATAACGTCTGTGGATGATCAGGACATCGAATTCACCACGGTGTTCGTTCTCTTCCTTTAAATCTACTGGTCTGGGAAGCTGTGAAGCCGCTGCTGCAAAGCACGGATCATTTAAATAGTTCACAAACTCTAGCTGCGAGAGAACGAACATGACCTGCGGATGTTCCCCAAGAAGTATGTGCAGACTCTTCAACACTTTCTGCTGGCACTCGTCATCACGGATGTCGCTACTTGACAGCGTTGCCTTCTGCTTGCGAGCTCTGATCTCGGGGGGAGGTTCATTGACAAAGACATTCTCTCCGGAGTTCAACTGCACATCTTTGTATTGTGTCCTGTTCATGTGCACCGGAGGCTGAAAGTATGTTTGCTTGTATAGCTCTGGATACCAGTCCTGTATTCGTTCTTTCCATAACGTTATGTCCGGGTGAACTGGAGACTCTGCCATGATTACATTTTACCTGGAAATATAGGTTAGACTTTAGtgaaaaatcaaacaaacgTATTACCTTTGCGTGGTAAAACATGTCACGCGTC from Littorina saxatilis isolate snail1 linkage group LG13, US_GU_Lsax_2.0, whole genome shotgun sequence encodes:
- the LOC138983804 gene encoding uncharacterized protein; the protein is MAESPVHPDITLWKERIQDWYPELYKQTYFQPPVHMNRTQYKDVQLNSGENVFVNEPPPEIRARKQKATLSSSDIRDDECQQKVLKSLHILLGEHPQVMFVLSQLEFVNYLNDPCFAAAASQLPRPVDLKEENEHRGEFDVLIIHRRYGIIVVEIKAIGNQMSDLSQMDQRQKIEKKVKQSIKQLQKEEKVLKYLLSDLLAQPRILKTLMFPNATVTQMQDVLNNNITVRQDLCKCLNDAHDVDPVPYCLTSDDITHPECPDDVTGPHRWWQKRVIDSGPDPTMTDALYLDLVSRFGGPATTVKVFCSSEPRLASLCISDIRTQGEGVEETGNRFTPVNIVLHPEQVKILNNNELSLAYITGPAGTGKTLMLQLKAMQWVREGLPVHVVSTWYESMAASQMLVSQLEQTAAEFTNLIQQHHLEVDDHEAVVKILETLGKAADHYDGKLFVIMDEACNYSKDVFGDFCTKLQECVPNLQLWAASQYHGIRPTFLTEVKLTEPLRTPPAITQEVKKSHKMRKDEYVYQYTEPKSSLPAEGVQPRVLLHTGEGHDKDERVYDCIQCGKDIAGELRELNVGGADRASTSPRALQYRDVFILAYYGNLHDTQTDDSGNVTEEASGLIRGLREAGIPVKVLSEEDASMLKEIAAMKGPDYAIAAQSTEVQGLERKIVVFAQGDGLSSENEDRGRLQVMSRCTAQLIWVKPVPQPPD